Part of the Desulfovibrio sp. ZJ209 genome, TTGCGCCGCGCCTCCACGGAGCGGGCATGCGCTTCGAGCCCCTCCAGGCGCGCGAGGCCCGTGATGGCCTCGGCATTTTTTTCAAGAAACGCCGGCGACGCCGCGATGATGCTCGTTTTTTTGCAAAATGTCTGCACGGAGAGCGCGGAGGAAAAACGCGCCGTCCCAAGGGTGGGCAGCACATGGTTGGGCCCCGCGTAATAGTCCCCCACGGGCTCAGGGCTGTGCTGCCCAAGGAAGGCCGCGCCCGCGTGCCGGATGTGCGGCAGCATGGCCCACGGGTCACGCGTGCAAATCTCCAGATGCTCCGGCGCCACGTGGTTGGCGATGGCCACTGCGGTGGAGAGGTCGGGCACCACGGCGATGCAGCCCCAGTCCGTGAGGGAGCGCGAGGCGATCCCGGCGCGCGGGAGCTCGACGCACTGCCGTTCCAGCTCCTGCGGCAGGCGCTCGGCGAGGCGCGGCGAATCGGTAACGCAGATGGCGCAGGCGAGGGTGTCGTGCTCCGCCTGGGAGAGCATGTCGGCCGCCACCCAGGCGGCATTGGCACTGTCATCGGCGAGGATGAGCACCTCGCTCGGGCCCGCGATCATGTCGATGCCCACCATGCCCTGCAAGAGGCGCTTGGCCGTGGTGACATAGATGTTGCCCGGGCCCGCGATAACATCCACGCGGGCCACGCTTTCCGTGCCGAAGGCCAGCGCCGCGATGCTCCATGCGCCGCCCACGCGGTAGACCTCCTCGATGTCGAGGAGGTGCGCCGCGGCAAGCAGGTGAGGGTCCACGCTGCCGTCGGCGCGCGGGGGGGTGCAGATGGCGAGCCGCGGCACCCCGGCCACCTGTGCGGGGATGGCGTTCATGAGCAGGCTCGAGATGAGCGGCGTATTGCCACCCTTGCCCCCGGGCACATAGAGGCCCACCGCGTCCACCGGGAGCACGCGCTGGCCTAAGATGGTGCCGTCCGGGCGCGTCACGAACCACGAGCGGTCCATCTGCGCTTCATGGAAGGTGCGGATATTGGCCGCGGCGCCGTAAATATATTCCCGGCTTTCCACCGGGACGGAGGCCGCGGCCCGCGCGATCTCCTGCTGGCTCACCCGGACGGGCAGGGTGAATTCCGGGGAGTCGAACTTTCGGGTGTAGTCCACAAGGGCGGCGTCGCCGTGCTCGCGTACAGTGGCGATGATCTCGCGCACGGCGGTCTCCACGCCAGCGTCGGGCGTGGTGCGGCCGGCGAGCCACGCGGAGGCCTGGGCCCAGTCTTTTTCATTCTGGATGTGGAGCAGGCGGCATGTCATGGATGGTCTCCTCGCATCGTGCAAGTGGTGTACAGGAATGCCGGGCGAATGTCGAGCCGCGCGCCGCCTTTGGGCGGCCCCATCTTGACACTGGCTCCGCTCAAACGTACCACAATGGCAACGCGCCGCGGGCCGGGCGCTTCCCCGGCCGGCGCATCCAGCCATGAGGAGGAACCAAGATGCGTCACAAGATGCACCCTTATTATAGCGCACACTCCCCGCATGAGGCACGGCGCCATGAGGCGGAGCGGGAGATGGAGCGCCCCGATGCCGCCATGGAGGACGCCCCCTTCGGCGCGCCCGGCGATGCCCAGGGCGACGATTTGGCCGCCAAGGCCGACGCCGTGCGCGACGTGTCGGAGGGCGCCGAAAAAGAGGACGCCCCGGCGCCTGAAGCCACGCCCGCGGACGACGAGGCGCTGGCCCGCTGCAAGTCTGAGATGGAAGAACTGCGCCTGCGCACCGCCGCCGAGATGGAAAATTTCAAGAAGCGGCTCACCCGCGAGCATCAGGAGCAGATGCGCTTCGCGGCGGAGCGGGTTCTCGGCGACCTGTTGCCGAGCCTCGACAACCTTGATCTCGCCCTGCAGTACGGCAGCCAGCACGAGGCCTGCAAGGACATGCTGCAGGGGGTCTCCATGACGCGCAAGCTCCTTCTGGACGCGCTGGAAAAGAATGGCCTCAAGGCCCTTGGCGAGGTGGGCGAGGAGTTCAACCCTGAAGTCCATGAAGCCGTTGGCTTTGAGCCCAACCAGGATCTCGCCCCCGGCTCGGTGACGCGTGTCATGCAGCGCGGCTACAAGCTCAATGACCGGCTGCTCCGCGCCGCCAAGGTGATGATCAACCAGTAGTCCCGGCAGCAGCCCTGGCCGGCGAAGGCCCGCGCAATGGTGGACATTCGCCGCACGTTCCAGTAGGAACAGCTTTTTACGGCGCCCGGCGCGCATGGCTGGCCCCGCTACATGCAAGGGCCGGCCATGCGCTGGCGGGCGCATTGGCCTTTTTGGCCGTGGCGTTCACTCTTTCTTTCGCAGGTCCTGCGCCATGCCCGTCGACATCCCCCGCTTTGAGGTTGGAAGCGTTCCTTCCACTGTTCCCACCACTGTTCCCGAAGTGCGCCTCACGGCGGACACGAAGCTCGAGATCCGCCCGGCGCGTGTGTCCGACGTGCATGGCATGTCGGCGCTCATCAACCAGTATGCGTCCTCCAATGTCATGCTGGCGCGTGGCCCGCAGTATCTCTACCAGCATATCCAGGACTACATGGTGGTGACGGCGCCCTCGGCGGAAAACGGCGCCGAGACGGTGGTCGCCTGCGGCGCCCTGCATGTGCTCTGGGCGGACCTCGCCGAGATTCGCTCCATCGCGGTGCACCAGTCCTGCCAGGACAGGGGCCTCGGGCGCAGCCTCGTGGCCGCCCTGGTGGAGCGCTGCCGCGACCTTGGCATCCCGCGGGTCTTCGTGTTCACGCTGGTGGCCTCGTTTTTCCGCAATTGCGGCTTCAGGGAATTTGAGCGCGAGAACCTGCCCCCCATCGTCTGGGTGGAGTGCAGCAAGTGCCCCAAGTTCTACCGCTGTGACGAAATCGGCATGATCCGCTCCCTCACGGCCTGAGAACGCGCCCAAGGCAGCGGCATCGGCACATCACTTCCATTAAATCACAGCCGCCCAAGGCGAGCGGAGCCCTCTATGAACAGGCTTGCAGGCAGGGATTTTCTTAAAGAGATCGACTTCACCCCCGAAGACCTCGTCTATCTTCTCGACCTGGCGGCGCGGCTCAAAGCGGCCAAGAAGGCCGGGCGCGAGCCGCGCTTTCTCGAGGGGCGCAATATCGCGCTGCTCTTTGAGAAGGACTCCACGCGCACCCGTTGCGCCTTTGAGGTCGGCGCCCATGACCAGGGCGCGCACGTCACCTATCTCGGCCCCACGGGCTCGCAGATGGGCAAGAAGGAATCCCTGGCGGATACAGCGCGCGTGCTCTCAGGCTTTTTCGACGGCATCGAATACCGCGGCTTCGGGCAGGAGCGCGTGGAGGCGCTCGCCGAATATGCCGGCGTGCCGGTGTGGAACGGCCTGACCAACGAGTGGCACCCCACCCAGTTGCTCGCCGACATGCTCACCATGCGCGAAACCTGCCCGAAGCCCTTGGGCCAGCAGCGCCTCGCCTATCTGGGCGACGCGCGCTACAATATGGGCAATTCGCTCATGGTGGGCTCGGCCATGCTGGGCGTGGATTTTTGCTCGGTGGCGCCCCGGGAGCTCTGGACCTCGGACGAGGTCTACCAGATGGCGCGCCACATCGGCGAAAAGACGGGCGCGCGCATCACGCGCACGGAAAGCGTGGAGGAGGGCGTGCGCGGCAGCGATTTTCTTTATACGGATGTGTGGGTCTCCATGGGCGAGCCCGACGAGGCCTGGAAGGAGCGCATCCGCCTGCTCACGCCCTACCGCGTCACGGAAAGGGTCATGCAGCTCACGGGCAATCCCGGCTGCCGCTTCCTCCATTGCCTGCCGGCCTTCCATGACCGCAAGACCGAGATCGGCGAGCAGATTTACCGCCGCTTCGGCATCGAGTGCATGGAGGTGGACGACGCGGTGTTCGAGTCCCCCCGCAGTGTGGTCTTTCAGGAGGCGGAAAACCGCCTCCACACCATCAAGGCCGTCATGGTGGCCACCCTGGCCACCAGGCCGCTGGAATTTTCGGAATAGGCGACGCTTGCGGCCGCGCCGCCACGGCGCCGCACTCCGACCGGAGGACAGATGCCGACCATTCGCAAGAACCTGCTGCAGCTGCTTTTTTCCGGCGCCTATCTCCTTCGCTGGAACGACAAGCTGCGCCCCGTGGAATTGCAGGAGATCGACAAGCAGGCGCACAAAATGCTGCTCGCCTGCGCGCTCTGGCAGGAAAATTCGCGCGACATGCCGGCGCCGGAACGCACGGCCCTCGGGCAGAAAATCATCGAGGGCGGCCTGTTCGACTATTTTTACCGCTGCATCATCACGGACATCAAGCCGCCGGTTTTCTACAAGATCAAGGAAAATCCCGAACATTACCGCCAGCTCACGGAATATGTGCTCGGCCGCCTCGAGCCCGTGCTGGCGCCGCTCGGTCCCTTCTGGGAGCGCATGCGCGCCTGGCATCTCGAAGGCGCGGGCGAGGACAGCCTTGCCCGCCGCATCCTCACCGCGGCCCATCTCTACGCCTCGCAGTGGGAATTCCAGATCATCAGGCCGCTCAATGGCTTTGACGATGAAATGGATTCCATCGGGCAGTCCTTCGTGGAGCGGCTCAACACCCTGCGCGGCCTGCGCGGCATGGATTCGCTGCTCATCCCTGGCACGGCGCTCGCGCGCTTCGCCAACCTCTGCGGCCAGTTGCGCTTCCAGATCCGCTGGACGCAGGCTCCGCGCATCCCCGCCACGTCCGTGCTCGGGCACATGTTCATCGTGGCTTCCCTGGGCTACTTTTTCAGCCTCGGGGTGGGAGCCTGCCCGGCGCGCTCGGTCAACAACTTTTTCTGCGGCCTGTTCCACGACCTGCCCGAGCTTTTGACGCGCGACATCATCTCCCCGGTGAAGCAGTCCATCTCAAGCCTGCCCCAGCTCATCAAGGAATATGAGGAGGACGAGCTCGAGCGGCGCATCCTCGGGCCCTTGCGCAAGGAGGGCTTCGGGGAGCTCGTGGCGCGCATCGCCTATTATCTCGGGCTCGAAGTGGGCTCGGAATTCCAGGAGTGCCGCCGCGAGGGTGGGGCCGTCGTGGCCGTGGACGGCTTTGACGAGCTCCAGCGCCGCTACAACCGCGACGAGGACGACCCCAAGGACGGGCAGCTCCTCAAGATCTGCGACTGGCTGGCCGCCTTTCTCGAGGCGCATAGCTCCATCCGCAACGGCGTCTCCTCGCCGCATCTGGTGGCGGCCGAGGCGCGCCTCAAGGGCAAGCTCAACGAGAGCAGGCTCGAGCCCGTGCTCCAGCTCGAGGCGCTGCTCGCGGATTTTGACTGATGCGCGGCGCAGCTGCCCTCGCCCTCGCGTTCGCGCTGCTCATGGTGGTACCGGGCCGCGCAGCCGAGATGCAGCTTTCCAAGGGCATGACACACTACGCGCGGGACATGGAATTCTATTACCAGAAGCCCCGGCCCGAGGTCTTGCCCGGACTTGTGCGCACGCTGGCGACCCAGGGAGTGCTCGGGCACGGCGAAAAGCGCCTCGTGGTGGCGGCCTTTCTGGGTGAGCTCGCGGCGCAGCGCAAGGCCTCGCTGGAGGCGCTGGCGGACGGCGCGCAGTCCCTTCCGGGAGGAGCGGCGGCCGATGCCCGGCGCACCCTGGCCTGGGCAGCGCATCTCGGGGGGCTTTCGCGGGAGCGGCAACTGCTCGACAGGCTGCTCACGCCGGCCGACGCCACCCTGCGGGCGCATATCGGCCGCAGCCCGGCGCCGCTTGCCGCGTGGCAGGTGGGCGAGCCCGCGGTTCCGCGCATGTTCTGGGGCGCCTACATGGCCTCGGGCGACGCGGCATGGCTCGACCGCCTCATTGACGCGGCCCTCAGCTATGCCCGGCTCAATGCCGCCGGCAGGCAGGGAGAGGCGGGTTTTGCGGGCAACGCCGCCGCCGCTGCCCTGCTCTATGACATGGCGCCACGGCATGCGGCCGTGCAGGAGCGCGTGCGGGCGCGCGTTGCCGGCGCGAGCGGGCCCGAGGCCGACACCCTGCGCCTTATCCTGAGGGAAAACAGCCGGTGAGGCTCAGCGCTCGAAGCGCTTGGGGCAGGCGTGGCAGGCCGTGTCAGGCGCATTGCGGACGAGGGCTTCCCGAAAGGCCGCAAATGCCGGCTTGTTCCAGATATCCCACGGCGCCTCGGCGCGCACATCGCCAAAGACCCTGCGGCGCCCGTCGCCGCCGCCCCGCTCGCCCGGGCGTACATCCGGCGCGTTGTCCGGCACATTGAGGTACACGCAGGGCGAGACCTTGCCGTCCGCGTCCACATAGCAGCTCCGCGCCACGTTTTCGCGGCAGCCGCCGGCGTCGGCCACGGCCTCGGCGCCGGGCAGGGCGAAGTGGATGATGCGGCCCCGCGAGTCGGCCTCGGCGGCGATGTGTTCCAGTATCACGCGGGCCCGCGCGATCTTTTCCGCCTCCCCTGGGGCGAAGGCGAGCTCCCTTTGCCCGGGGAGCGCCAGGTAATCCAGCGTGCTCACCACGGCCATGTCCACATCCAGCTCATCCATGAGCGCGGGCAGCCCGCGGGCGGCCTCCATCCTGTCGGCGAGCATCAGGTAGGCAAAATGGATCTCCAGCGGCTCGCCGTCGGCAGGGGGGCCTGCCTCCCTGATGGCGGCGCGGAGCTGGCGCACGCTTTCGCACACGCGCGCAAAGGGCGCTCCGGCGCGCGCGTCATTGCTGGCCTCGTCCGTGCCCACCAGCGAAAACGCCAGGAGATCCATGCCGCTTTGCGCGAGCTTTTGCGCGAGCTCCGCGTCCATCCTGAGCCCGCAGGAGGTGCTGGACACGGCGCAGCCGGCCCGGCGCGCGAGGGCCACATAATCGAGGAAGCGCGGGTGCAGGAAGGGTTCGCCCCAGCCTTGCAGGTGCGCCCGCTGTGCGCCGCGCAGGAAGGGCCAGAGGGCCGCGAAGACCTCGTCGGGCATGTGGCGGCTCTTCCAGGAGGGGCCGGCCGTGGTGTGTGGGCAATAAATACAGCGCCCGGCGCAACGCGAAGTCACTTCCACCTGCAGGCAGTCGAGCGGACGTTGCACGCCCAGAAAGGCCTCGCGCAGCCGCTCGAGAAAGCCGGGCGCCCGGAAGGCCGGGTCGGCCAGCGGGTCGCGGCCGGGCGCAGGGGTGGAGCTTGGAGCCTTGTTTTTTGTATCGCGCATGGCGCCTCCCATCAGTGCCCGAAGATCCTGCCGAGCCAGCCGCGCTTCTTTTCCGGTTGCGGGCTCCAGCTCGTTTCCACACAGGGCAAAAAGGGCGTGGCGCCCCACTTTTTCTTGAAAAAGCTGACGCCCGCGCCCATGCCGAGGCCGAGGTTGAGCAGGCAGTGCCCCCGGGCCGCGCCGTCGGCGGCAAGAGCCGCGAGGAGGGCGTCGGCCGTGCCGGGGGGCGCGTCCGGCGAACGGAAGGCGAACATGTAAAAGGCCGTCGAGAAGGAGGAATAATCCCCGATGGCGCAGGCGAGGAGGCGCCCGGCCGCATCCCGCGCGGAAAAAAGGCGCGCGTCCGGCGCGGCGGCCAGATAGTCACCGAGCTTGCGGAAAATGTAGCTGCTGCCCTCGTCCACCTCCGCGCCCTTCCTCACCATGAAGGCTTCGGCGAGCGCTGCGTGCTCTGTCGTCCAGGCGCCCGGGCCGCCGCTTTGCACGATAGTCGTTTCCCGCGCGGCGCGACGCAAAAGGTTGCGGATCTTCTGGCCCGCGCGACCCGGTGGAACCTCGAGGGGCAGGGGAAGAGACCAGTACGCGTCTTCCGTGCTTTCCGCATGCGCGGGCGCCGCGCCGGGGCGGGCAGCCGCGATAACGGTCAGGCGCTCCAGCCCGGGGAGCGCCAGGGCCTCGGCCACGGCGGCGTCAACGGCGCTGCCATCGTCCGGCTTGCCGGCGGGATAGGCCACCAATACCGCCTGTCCGCCCCCGTGGTGGAGCGCGCAGCCGCCACAAAGGCTGCTCTCCAGCCCGGAAACGGCGCGCACATAGGGGAGCAACTGGTCGGGCGTGAGCGCGGCCGCCGTGATGTGTGCGAGATGTGAAGCCCCGGCTACCATGCCACATCCTCCCCGCCGCGCCGCATGCGCCGCAGCCTGAGCTTGAGGCGCGGCAAAAGGCCGAACGGCGCCTGCCGGACGTTGAAGCCGTCTTCGACCAGCATGTGCCGCAAATTGACCATGTGCGCCGAGCCCACAAAGACCGCGGCCCTGCCTTCCTCAAGATAGGGGCGCATGCGCTCCCTGAAGCGCTGGTCACGGCGGCTGATGACGTATTCCGTGCGCGTGGGGAATTCCGCGCTCGAGCCCATCATGCCTTCGAGGTCGCCGGCGAGATAGGCGCGCATGTTTTTGCGCGAGAGCGCCTTCCAGCCGCCGCAGGCCCGGAAGAAGCGCACCACGCGCTCGGGCGGCAGCGAACCCAGCGAGTCCAGCTGCTCTTCAAGGCTCTCCATGCCCACCACGTTCTTGCCCATGGCATGCGCCACGCGCCAGGCCTCCATGTCCACGGATTCGCGCCAGCCCTGCCGCTCCAGAAAGGCGGTCCAGAGGCTGAAAAAGGCGCACCAGGGCCGCGCATGGGCGAGCAGCCACCGCACATCCACCTTGCGCTCGTGCACCAGCCCGAAACTTCGGGCGAGCGCCCCCTGCGGGCCGTGCACCACGCGTTCGAGGCGGCGCACATCCGCCTCTTCCAGCAAATCAAGAATGGGCGTTGCCCCCGGGAGCGGCGTGCGGCCCGCGCGGTCCACGTCGGCCATGAAGCCTTCGTCCAGCGGTCCCTCGAAGAGCACATGGTCCACCTTGCGGAAGAGGCGGCGGAACGAGGGCTCGAAGGAATGGCAGAAAAAGTGCGCCGTGCCCGCCACCCAGGAGGTGCGGCCGTTCTTCTCCACCTCCCAGAGCATGGCGAAGGGGCGGCGGCTCGGCCTGTCCTCGATGATTTTTGGCCGCTCGGCCGGCGCGCGCAGAAAGGCGAGCGCCACATCCTGGAGCACGCTACCCCGGGGCGGCCCGGCAGTGGCGCCAGTCTTTGCCGGGGTGCTGGGCGCTTCGGTCCATTCCGCCATGACATAGGGAAAGGACGCCCGGGCGCCCCATTTGCGCTTGAAGCGCAGGATGCCCTCATTGACGCCGAGACCGAGATGGATGAAACGCTTGCCTTCGGCCTGCGCGCGTTCGAGCATGGCGGCGAACAAAAGGTCGGAAGCGTGAGGCACGGGATGGGCGCGGGAGTGCGCGCCGAGCACATAGCTCACGAAGTTCTCAGGGGCATAGTCGAGGAGCAGGGAGGCCGCGAGCCGGCCCTCGCCGTCCCGGGCGTCCAGCAGCCGCAGGCTGCCGCCGGCCTCGGCCAAGGCCTCGGGGGTGCGCGCATAGAGCGCGGCCACATGGGGCGCCATGGGTGCGGCCTCGCCGCGCTGGATGCGGCCGAGAAATTCGGCCCAGAGGCGCCGGTGCTCGGGCGTAAAGACCGTGCCTTCGGTCACGGTGAGCACTTCCGCCGCCTTTTTGAGCGGACCGCGCAGCCGCGCTGGAGGCCTGGCGTGGGCGGAAAGGACGTAATAGCGGTCCTTGTCCGTCACGTGCCCGGCGAGAGAAGGGGGAAGGTCGGGCCCGATGGCCCAGCAGGCCGTGGCGCCCGTGCGCTCCAGCGCTTCTTCAAGTGTCGCTTTAAAGGTCTCGTGGCTGTAGCGCCCCGTAAGCGGGTAGGCAACGGCCATGAGCCAGTCTTCCGCGGCGAGGAAGAGATACGGCCCGATGCAGAAGGGCAGCCCTTGCGAAAGGGCCGTCATGAGCGGCAGCGAATGCTCGGGCACGCGGGCGAGGGCGGCCATGCGCGCAAGCATGTCCGTCATGGCGGGAGAGTTGAGCCCCTGGGGGTTCGCGGCCGGCCCAGGCATGTCAGGCGGCGTCCATGCCGCGTTCAAGGTCCGTGCGGATGTCGTCCCAGGCTTCAAGGCCCACCGAGAGGCGCACCGTGCCCGGCGTGATGCCGGCGGCCGCCAGTTGCTCGTCCGAAAGCTGCCGGTGCGTGGAGGTGGCCGGGTGGAGCACCGACGTGCGGATGTCCGCCACATGGGTCTCCAGCGAGATGAGCTCGAGCGCGTCGATGAAGCGCGCCCCGGCCTCCCGCCCACCCCTGAACGAGAAGGAGACAACGCCGCTGCATCCGTGGGGGAGGTACCTGGCGGCGAGCTTGGCATACGGGTCCCACGTGAGGCCCGGATAGCGCACCCATTCCACCTTGTCCTGGCCTTCCAGCCAGCGCGCGGCTGCCTCGGCGTTTTCCGAGTGCTTCTGCATGCGCAGGGGCAGTGTCTCAAGCCCGAGATTGGTATAAAAGGCCCCCTGCGCGCTCTGGCAGCAGCCGAGGTCACGCATGAGCTGCACGCGCGCCTTGGCGATGTAGGCCGCCGGCCCGAAGGCATCGGCATAGACGAGGCCGTGGTAGGAGGCGTCCGGCTCGGTAAATTCCGGGAAGTTGCCGTTTCGCCAGTCAAAATTGCCGCTGTCCACGATAACGCCGCCGAGCTGCACGGCGTGACCGTCCATGTACTTAGTGGTGGAGTGGATGACCACATCCGCGCCGAACTCGAAGGGGCGGCAGAGGATGGGCGTCGCGAAGGTATTGTCCACGAGAAGCGGCAGGCCGCGTTCGTGCGCGAGCCTCGCGAAGCGCTCGATATCCAGCACGCTCAGGGCCGGGTTGGCGATGGTCTCGCCATAGACGAAGCGCGTGTTGGGCCGGAAGGCGGCGGCAAGCTCCTCATCCGTGGCGCCCTGGTCCACAAAGGTGGTTTCGATGCCGAAGCGCCGGAAGATGGTGTTAAAGAGGTTGAAGGTGCCGCCGTAGACATTGGTCGCGCTGACGATGTGGTCGCCCGCGCGCGCGAGATTGAGCGCCGCGAGCATGACCGCCGCCTGCCCGGATGAGGTGCAGAGCGCGCCAACGCCGCCCTCGAGCGCGGCGATCTTCTGCTCCACGGCGTCAACGGTGGGGTTGCCGATGCGGGAATAAAAGAAGCCCGCTTGCTCAAGGTCGAAAAGCCGGGCCACCTCGGCAGTGGAATCGTAGACGTAGGTCGTGCTCTGGACGATGGGCACCACGCGGGGCTCGCCGTTTTTCGGGCTGTAGCCCGCATGGAGGCACTTGGTGGCTTCTTTCATGGCTGTTCTCCTGGGCTCGAGGGAAGAGGCGGCGTTTGGGGCAGGGAAGAGCCCCCCGCTCGCGCAGTATTTGTGAAAAATAGCGCAATGCATCCTCCCTGGCAAGCAGCCATGATACGCGGAAATGCCGCGGACGCAACGCTGGACGGCACGGGCCGAACGGGATATAAATCAGGGCTTCCGAAACAGCACCGCCATAAGGCGGCAACGCGCAGGAAACCTTCATGAGCATCATCCACCACACGGGCGGCGACCGGGCGCTTTCGCTCCAGGATACGGCCGAGCCACGCCTCTTCCGGGAACTTTTCCCTTACACGAGCATCTGCCGGACCTCCTTTGACGAGGTGCTGCTTTCGCCGCGCCCGGCCGCGCAGATGCGCATCACCGACACCACCTTCCGCGACGGCCAGCAGGCGCGCCCCCCCTATACGGTGCGACAGGTGGCACGGATGTTCGATTTTCTCCACCGCCTCGGCGGCAAGACCGGCCTCATCGCGGCCTCGGAGTTTTTTCTCTATTCCCCGCGCGACCGCAAGTGCGTGGAGGTGTGCCGCGCGCGCGGCTACCGCTTCCCGCGGGTGACGGCGTGGATACGCGCCAACCGCGAAGACCTCAAGCTCGCGCGC contains:
- the hisD gene encoding histidinol dehydrogenase is translated as MTCRLLHIQNEKDWAQASAWLAGRTTPDAGVETAVREIIATVREHGDAALVDYTRKFDSPEFTLPVRVSQQEIARAAASVPVESREYIYGAAANIRTFHEAQMDRSWFVTRPDGTILGQRVLPVDAVGLYVPGGKGGNTPLISSLLMNAIPAQVAGVPRLAICTPPRADGSVDPHLLAAAHLLDIEEVYRVGGAWSIAALAFGTESVARVDVIAGPGNIYVTTAKRLLQGMVGIDMIAGPSEVLILADDSANAAWVAADMLSQAEHDTLACAICVTDSPRLAERLPQELERQCVELPRAGIASRSLTDWGCIAVVPDLSTAVAIANHVAPEHLEICTRDPWAMLPHIRHAGAAFLGQHSPEPVGDYYAGPNHVLPTLGTARFSSALSVQTFCKKTSIIAASPAFLEKNAEAITGLARLEGLEAHARSVEARRKRGGALLK
- a CDS encoding TraB/GumN family protein, whose protein sequence is MTDMLARMAALARVPEHSLPLMTALSQGLPFCIGPYLFLAAEDWLMAVAYPLTGRYSHETFKATLEEALERTGATACWAIGPDLPPSLAGHVTDKDRYYVLSAHARPPARLRGPLKKAAEVLTVTEGTVFTPEHRRLWAEFLGRIQRGEAAPMAPHVAALYARTPEALAEAGGSLRLLDARDGEGRLAASLLLDYAPENFVSYVLGAHSRAHPVPHASDLLFAAMLERAQAEGKRFIHLGLGVNEGILRFKRKWGARASFPYVMAEWTEAPSTPAKTGATAGPPRGSVLQDVALAFLRAPAERPKIIEDRPSRRPFAMLWEVEKNGRTSWVAGTAHFFCHSFEPSFRRLFRKVDHVLFEGPLDEGFMADVDRAGRTPLPGATPILDLLEEADVRRLERVVHGPQGALARSFGLVHERKVDVRWLLAHARPWCAFFSLWTAFLERQGWRESVDMEAWRVAHAMGKNVVGMESLEEQLDSLGSLPPERVVRFFRACGGWKALSRKNMRAYLAGDLEGMMGSSAEFPTRTEYVISRRDQRFRERMRPYLEEGRAAVFVGSAHMVNLRHMLVEDGFNVRQAPFGLLPRLKLRLRRMRRGGEDVAW
- a CDS encoding GNAT family N-acetyltransferase; amino-acid sequence: MVAGASHLAHITAAALTPDQLLPYVRAVSGLESSLCGGCALHHGGGQAVLVAYPAGKPDDGSAVDAAVAEALALPGLERLTVIAAARPGAAPAHAESTEDAYWSLPLPLEVPPGRAGQKIRNLLRRAARETTIVQSGGPGAWTTEHAALAEAFMVRKGAEVDEGSSYIFRKLGDYLAAAPDARLFSARDAAGRLLACAIGDYSSFSTAFYMFAFRSPDAPPGTADALLAALAADGAARGHCLLNLGLGMGAGVSFFKKKWGATPFLPCVETSWSPQPEKKRGWLGRIFGH
- the grpE gene encoding nucleotide exchange factor GrpE, whose amino-acid sequence is MERPDAAMEDAPFGAPGDAQGDDLAAKADAVRDVSEGAEKEDAPAPEATPADDEALARCKSEMEELRLRTAAEMENFKKRLTREHQEQMRFAAERVLGDLLPSLDNLDLALQYGSQHEACKDMLQGVSMTRKLLLDALEKNGLKALGEVGEEFNPEVHEAVGFEPNQDLAPGSVTRVMQRGYKLNDRLLRAAKVMINQ
- a CDS encoding N-acetyltransferase encodes the protein MPVDIPRFEVGSVPSTVPTTVPEVRLTADTKLEIRPARVSDVHGMSALINQYASSNVMLARGPQYLYQHIQDYMVVTAPSAENGAETVVACGALHVLWADLAEIRSIAVHQSCQDRGLGRSLVAALVERCRDLGIPRVFVFTLVASFFRNCGFREFERENLPPIVWVECSKCPKFYRCDEIGMIRSLTA
- a CDS encoding HD domain-containing protein, with translation MPTIRKNLLQLLFSGAYLLRWNDKLRPVELQEIDKQAHKMLLACALWQENSRDMPAPERTALGQKIIEGGLFDYFYRCIITDIKPPVFYKIKENPEHYRQLTEYVLGRLEPVLAPLGPFWERMRAWHLEGAGEDSLARRILTAAHLYASQWEFQIIRPLNGFDDEMDSIGQSFVERLNTLRGLRGMDSLLIPGTALARFANLCGQLRFQIRWTQAPRIPATSVLGHMFIVASLGYFFSLGVGACPARSVNNFFCGLFHDLPELLTRDIISPVKQSISSLPQLIKEYEEDELERRILGPLRKEGFGELVARIAYYLGLEVGSEFQECRREGGAVVAVDGFDELQRRYNRDEDDPKDGQLLKICDWLAAFLEAHSSIRNGVSSPHLVAAEARLKGKLNESRLEPVLQLEALLADFD
- the argF gene encoding ornithine carbamoyltransferase — protein: MNRLAGRDFLKEIDFTPEDLVYLLDLAARLKAAKKAGREPRFLEGRNIALLFEKDSTRTRCAFEVGAHDQGAHVTYLGPTGSQMGKKESLADTARVLSGFFDGIEYRGFGQERVEALAEYAGVPVWNGLTNEWHPTQLLADMLTMRETCPKPLGQQRLAYLGDARYNMGNSLMVGSAMLGVDFCSVAPRELWTSDEVYQMARHIGEKTGARITRTESVEEGVRGSDFLYTDVWVSMGEPDEAWKERIRLLTPYRVTERVMQLTGNPGCRFLHCLPAFHDRKTEIGEQIYRRFGIECMEVDDAVFESPRSVVFQEAENRLHTIKAVMVATLATRPLEFSE
- a CDS encoding O-acetylhomoserine aminocarboxypropyltransferase/cysteine synthase family protein, which produces MKEATKCLHAGYSPKNGEPRVVPIVQSTTYVYDSTAEVARLFDLEQAGFFYSRIGNPTVDAVEQKIAALEGGVGALCTSSGQAAVMLAALNLARAGDHIVSATNVYGGTFNLFNTIFRRFGIETTFVDQGATDEELAAAFRPNTRFVYGETIANPALSVLDIERFARLAHERGLPLLVDNTFATPILCRPFEFGADVVIHSTTKYMDGHAVQLGGVIVDSGNFDWRNGNFPEFTEPDASYHGLVYADAFGPAAYIAKARVQLMRDLGCCQSAQGAFYTNLGLETLPLRMQKHSENAEAAARWLEGQDKVEWVRYPGLTWDPYAKLAARYLPHGCSGVVSFSFRGGREAGARFIDALELISLETHVADIRTSVLHPATSTHRQLSDEQLAAAGITPGTVRLSVGLEAWDDIRTDLERGMDAA
- a CDS encoding radical SAM protein — its product is MRDTKNKAPSSTPAPGRDPLADPAFRAPGFLERLREAFLGVQRPLDCLQVEVTSRCAGRCIYCPHTTAGPSWKSRHMPDEVFAALWPFLRGAQRAHLQGWGEPFLHPRFLDYVALARRAGCAVSSTSCGLRMDAELAQKLAQSGMDLLAFSLVGTDEASNDARAGAPFARVCESVRQLRAAIREAGPPADGEPLEIHFAYLMLADRMEAARGLPALMDELDVDMAVVSTLDYLALPGQRELAFAPGEAEKIARARVILEHIAAEADSRGRIIHFALPGAEAVADAGGCRENVARSCYVDADGKVSPCVYLNVPDNAPDVRPGERGGGDGRRRVFGDVRAEAPWDIWNKPAFAAFREALVRNAPDTACHACPKRFER
- a CDS encoding translation initiation factor 2; translation: MRGAAALALAFALLMVVPGRAAEMQLSKGMTHYARDMEFYYQKPRPEVLPGLVRTLATQGVLGHGEKRLVVAAFLGELAAQRKASLEALADGAQSLPGGAAADARRTLAWAAHLGGLSRERQLLDRLLTPADATLRAHIGRSPAPLAAWQVGEPAVPRMFWGAYMASGDAAWLDRLIDAALSYARLNAAGRQGEAGFAGNAAAAALLYDMAPRHAAVQERVRARVAGASGPEADTLRLILRENSR